AACTCACAAATTGTGAGAACTAGATGTAGCCTACCATcggtgaactaggatatatcATTGTGTGATTCTATTatgtctatttttttattatttttcgctcactatcattaatcacatagaaataatttatttcatttattttttactaacaaAAAACGTTCTTCAAATTTTCATAAGTAACTAAAATTgatcttaaattaatttaaattaaaaacataaattaatattttaaaaagagaatcACAATTTAAACTTCAATTTCTTGTAATTGATATTATTACTTCAGtttatatatatgattgtattttaaatttagattcatatttattttaataaacaactaattttttttaaaaatgcaaaccaaaaaaagaatatttttacgGCCGTCATCAACCATTtcaatagttttaaaaataatatgctTCAAAGTTTATGGTGATAACAAAATGTCACATAATTAGCGTAGCGGCAACAATTGGATATGACATAATCTAATTTTAGCTAAAATTATTATGGAATATTATAGCGGTTTTATAATAGCCACAAAATATGTTAAGTAGCAGTTGTAAATCCTCACGAATAACAACAACGGTTtgaacaacatttttttttatagagaatCGGATCGCAACACTCGACCTAGCAAAGATTATTGAATCGTCCCAAGCTGGAAACGCCTACGGTTCAAATCACTCACATTTTTACATAAGATAAAGAAATAAGAAAAGTtgagttaaaaaataagaaagaaaagtGGATGAGAAATGAGAGTTAATTCAACATAaatgatgtaattatttttaaatacgaattactattttataaataaaaaattaaataaaaaattactttaaaagaCTATGACAtgtgtatttttaattaaaaaattgagtgTAAAAGTTATACTAATCATGTATACTCAAACGAGAAGCAATTCAATACTAAAATGTAGAGACATATTGTTGTCAAGAATCATATCCCATGCCACCCGACATATAGATGATTTCTCCATTCtctcatatattttaataatttatgaatCATCTTTCATAACATGTAAACATGACAATTGAGACTAGATTTTTCAAAGTGCAAGAAAAGAAAGCATTAGATTATGATTGATATGTGTATAAAACATTTGTGCAAGCTCCAAAACGCTAATAAACCGAGAATCTTTCCAATACATAATATATCTAACCTAccattgaaaaaaaatcaacaattaaagGACTTAATGCAAGAAAAACTCGTTACCCCaaacaattttgttttataaacaaaataaattgtataGAGTACACAAGGTACCCTTAACCAATTATATCAAGGTCAACATAACCACTTTGTAATCATATTAAAGGTCGTTAAACTAAAGTTTTTATGATGAACCTACTTGTATTTTGAAAAGGTTCAAAAATATCATTATATCAACTTGATAGTAGTGTGATTCAATGAAATAATAGagtaataaaagataaaagtatGGAAATCACACAAAAGAAATATCATGGTTTACTCAACATAGACTAATCTAGTCCTAACAACTTGTGAGATTTTCACACTTCATTATACATTTGTATTTTCTCAGTCTCAACAGGCTCCCACAAATCACTTAAGTTTTCTTCCAACTAGGCAAACTTGATAAtgtttacaataatgatgatttGTTTTAGATCTGATCACAACACTATTATTGAAATAGACTGAACTAAGAACACACTCAAAATTTTGatcctaaaaaaatatgacaaaGAGTAGTAGTGTGTTTCTTAAAAATTGAAGAGACCTTTTATAGctttttacttaaaaaagtaaaatatgttTGATTGTAGTCTCTTGGAGATTGCAATTGGAAGCACTTTCTATTTATAGACTTATGAAGACTCCTTATTGCTTAAACGCCATCTGCAATTTGGGTAGACATCGTCTTATTTCTTGGCAATCATCCTCTTATTTGAGGATGCTTATGAACATTATCTGCTTTAACTGAATGTGTTCTCATTAGAACAAAGACATCCTCTTTTGTTATGAACATAGTATATGAGCTTGATCATCCTCTTGACAGCTTGAGATAATCTATCATGAGTAGTAAAGTAGGATCAATGAGTTGTCATTTGTATTTGTAGTGTAGAACATTATTTTATCAACGTCTTCATGTTTGAATGTTCTCAACTTTGAAGAACGTGCATGAGTatgattgaaaaacaaaatcaaatcatcATAAATAGTGAATTTGTCTTTGCGTACGCGAACAATGTAAGTTTGTCTCTTTCACAATAttctttttattctttgagTCATATGATATGTTCTTTTATACCACGACTcacattctttttatttgaataataaaagcAACATTCCTTTTGTTCTTTGTGTCATATGATTGTCATCAATGAATATCCtcatttctttaattaataaaactaatgatTTACACTTTCAATTTTGAGGATGACGTTTCAAATGATTGAATGCTTGATAACAACACGAACATTTGATTTGCTGTCATGTTGGTTTGGAACACCAAACCTTTTGTGTCATGATAAATTCTACATTCATTTGACTTCATTAGTACAGCCAAACCTCTTTCTTGCAGCTGCCCAACACTGAGAAGATTATTCTTCAAACCGGGCACATAATAGACATCACGTACAAGGTGATTTACTCCTTTTACAGTCAACCGAACACTTCCTTTTCCAACAACGTTCATACTTGCATAATTCCCAAATCTAACCACCTTATTGAACCCTTCTTCTAACTCACAGAAGAGTGATGAATCACCACACATGTGATTACTGCACCCAGAGTCAATGTACCACTCAACATTTCGATCATCTTCAAGCGTGTCAACATACGCCATTAGCACCATCTCTTCTGATTCCTCCAAACCAGCATAGTTTGCTTGGCACTCGTACTGGAAGTGTCCAAGCTTATGACACTTGTAACACTCAACTGTTTCCTTACTCATTGGTTGGCTACCCCTGCCTCTACCTTGTCCCCGACCTCCTCGGAAAGCAGCTCTTCCTCGTCCCCTTCCACCATATCTTTCTTCATGAGTTACCTTCAAAACATGCTCATCTTCTCCACTTCCTTTGAACTTTTGCTCATGAACAAGCAGAGAACTTTGCAAGGCATCCACTGATAGCGATCAATGTCCTTGGCCTCCTCAATGGAACAAACAATGTAGTTCCACTTCTCAGCGAGGGTTCTCAAAATCTTCTCAACGATCTTGACATCATCCACATCTTCCCCATAATTCCTCATGTCGTTTGCAACCGTCATTACTCGACCAAAATAATCAGTGATCGATTCACCCTGCTTCATTGCTAAGACCTCAAAATCTCGGTGTAGACGATTGAGCTGAGCTCTCTTCACCCGAGCATTGCCTTGACACTTCAACTCAGATTGTTGGATGCAACAAGAGTTCAAGAGAAAGCAAAATAACAGTTCTGAGAATTACTCATTTATTCCTTGTGAAAGTGCAACTAATAAATAGAAAAGAACAAATGTGCCATAACAGACTACAGCCCACGTTCTAGCTAGAATTAAGGAAACAAACTTAGACTACAAACTTGACCAAATCAAATAACAAACAATGCTAAAAAACCAGGACACTTTAAACTAAGCCTTATCAACtatatggtttttttttataaaaaataaatataaaatgactttaaaatttattaaacaattacaaataaatttatatttatctctcttcaataaaatatataattactttCGAATAggattacaataaaataattaatggtatattaaaaaataaaaagtgacacttttttaaaattttgttgttaTGAATGTGATAGATAATTAATACGTGTCGAAGGatatatatgtgattaataatGGCATATATGATTGATTTGTATATGTTAACCTACTCTTACAAAAATCCAATTACAACATGACAAAGTACAAAGTCTGTTTTTGTGATCATATTACAAACTTTAGCACTTTGTGTTTCATCGGTGGCGGATCCAAAAAAACTTTGAAaggcaaaagaaaaaaaaaaactataataccatcatcaaagaaaaaaagttCCTTTATAAAATATGATGTATTTTGTATCATTGCGTGTGTTTAATGTTAGACGAGTCATAAAAATTacaagaataaataattaaaattagtagtaccaatttgttttattttatctcttatATTTTATGGTCTTGCtaacatgtatttttatttcaagGATTGAATACATtagttccaaaaaaaaaaaaaacaagtataCATTTGATACCATAAAATGTGTCATTGGAGCATAGGTTAACatttatctataaattttacatttattttctaGCAAAAAATTGAATTAGAGGACAACAACTCATTTTTATGGAGATAAAATAAGAGTTATTATACTTTTCAagtcataatatttattttctttgtggGGGCAATAGCCTTATACAATGTTGTACATAGATCCACTATTGGTGATAACTAAGTGTtctaacaacaaattaaattgtaaaaaagtaatataatCTAAACTTGAAAGGTAAattgtataataaaaaaaaaaatataaatttggtttgatataaaatatacaaacacTCAGAGATAACtttgaatgtttaatttttgATTCGAGAATTAACCTCTTAATAGACTTAAAGTTTAATTTGTGAGGATATTTTGTGGTGTCTTCTAGAGGTCAAAGAATCTAACTACAATTAGTtagaagaaaaacaaacaattttGATCATACCGACAAAACcctaattatttttgtttacatGAATATGAGAATAGAGTATGCATGAagcttaaattttttattgtgttataatttttaagtaaaGAACAAGTAGGCCACACCTGTCCATGCATTTGTCTTCCTCTACTTCTAGAATCTTTATGAACTTGCATAATTGCTTGGATGCAAACAATAACACCTAATATTATATCCAAATGATATccgttgaaaaaaattataactacaagtttttttaaataacaaaaagcAAATTTAGTTGCAGTTTTTGtctttatttctattttgttttatatcatGGTTTGACTAATGTAAACTGAAAATACAACATTGAGAGTGAGAAAATATAAActgaattgattttttttatggtaCTTCTAAAATATGATGGAATATGCCAAGTGgtgtatatataatttaaattcattGAATTAATGTATTTATGTTCATtcctatatttattttatatgtttaaacCATTATACTTCTATTTTATGTGTGACGGTGtatgaatatgtatatttttcGACTTACTATTGGATTCAATGAGGTTTTGTATATGAgaattatataaatgatatttatgttAGAAGCAAAAtcacaaatcaaatttattgaagataaataaataagttaattaatGTTTAATCATGATTCTGATTGTGTTGCTATTTAACGTGTGTTTTTTAGTGTATTAAGTAATCAAGTACACCTACACAATAATCAAGATAATTCCTGTGTAtaaaagaacattctggtttatAAGAATATCAATCTAGACAAACCAAAATCATTTTGGTTCATAAGAGCACTAATCTGGACAAACCAATAgatcattttagtttttgacaATATCATTATAATCAATCAAGAtcattataaataattcattataaagataaaaatgaaatgaatcaTTTCCCAAAATGCATATCTTAAGTAAAACGAATATCAAAGCAACTTAGAATAATGATCAAACCCAAAAGGTTAGCTAAAAGAAGCAAATTAAGCAACATCAAGAACAATAACCAGATTAATCTCCGCTTATGAACAAGTACAACTAAGACATCACtgatgaaaatgacattaatgttGCACCTTTTGCAGAAAGTCCAACTTGTGTGCAAGACAGAAAACTAACACCAAACAACTGTTAAAGATCTCAGTCATAGTATTCATTCAAGCACAAAGGAAGAAcgttttagataaaataaaacatgtgtTTATTAACTATCACTTTGAACAACTGGATCAATAACGGCTATATGCATTGTCTTTAACTTTCATCGCGTCTATAAAAAGAACATCAAGGTGAATACAACAACAAGGATTTTCACTGCAATCAATTCATCATTAAAACAATCATactccaaaaataaataaataaactcttAACTTCAATTCTCTTGCACTAGATTCAATGATCTTTTTATTGAGTTATTGGtgataatcaatctcaaacaagtgttgagtagatttcaattctacaattttttttcataatttcatttgaAACTCAAGATTATTTCTTAAAGACAGTTAGAGTATTGtgtaaaaatcaattttttttgtgattaaaaTGTTGTGTAAAAAATCCTTTTTGAATTGAAatgtatttgtaaaaaaaaatttaaggttGAAAACTGAATGATGTAATTGATCAAGAAAAAATTGTGTaaaatcaagaatgttcttctgTGAAACACATTAGTGAAAAACTCACAAATTGTGAGAACTAGATGTAGCCTACCATcggtgaactaggatatatcATTGTGTGATTCTATTatgtctatttttttattatttttcgctcactatcattaatcacatagaaataatttatttcatttattttttactaacaaAAAACGTTCTTCAAATTTTCATAAGTAACTAAAATTgatcttaaattaatttaaattaaaaacataaattaatattttaaaaagagaatcACAATTTAAACTTCAATTTCTTGTAATTGATATTATTACTTCAGtttatatatatgattgtattttaaatttagattcatatttattttaataaacaactaattttttttaaaaatgcaaaccaaaaaaagaatatttttacgGCCGTCATCAACCATTtcaatagttttaaaaataatatgctTCAAAGTTTATGGTGATAACAAAATGTCACATAATTAGCGTAGCGGCAACAATTGGATATGACATAATCTAATTTTAGCTAAAATTATTATGGAATATTATAGCGGTTTTATAATAGCCACAAAATATGTTAAGTAGCAGTTGTAAATCCTCACGAATAACAACAACGGTTtgaacaacatttttttttatagagaatCGGATCGCAACACTCGACCTAGCAAAGATTATTGAATCGTCCCAAGCTGGAAACGCCTACGGTTCAAATCACTCACATTTTTACATAAGATAAAGAAATAAGAAAAGTtgagttaaaaaataagaaagaaaagtGGATGAGAAATGAGAGTTAATTCAACATAaatgatgtaattatttttaaatacgaattactattttataaataaaaaattaaataaaaaattactttaaaagaCTATGACAtgtgtatttttaattaaaaaattgagtgTAAAAGTTATACTAATCATGTATACTCAAACGAGAAGCAATTCAATACTAAAATGTAGAGACATATTGTTGTCAAGAATCATATCCCATGCCACCCGACATATAGATGATTTCTCCATTCtctcatatattttaataatttatgaatCATCTTTCATAACATGTAAACATGACAATTGAGACTAGATTTTTCAAAGTGCAAGAAAAGAAAGCATTAGATTATGATTGATATGTGTATAAAACATTTGTGCAAGCTCCAAAACGCTAATAAACCGAGAATCTTTCCAATACATAATATATCTAACCTAccattgaaaaaaaatcaacaattaaagGACTTAATGCAAGAAAAACTCGTTACCCCaaacaattttgttttataaacaaaataaattgtataGAGTACACAAGGTACCCTTAACCAATTATATCAAGGTCAACATAACCACTTTGTAATCATATTAAAGGTCGTTAAACTAAAGTTTTTATGATGAACCTACTTGTATTTTGAAAAGGTTCAAAAATATCATTATATCAACTTGATAGTAGTGTGATTCAATGAAATAATAGagtaataaaagataaaagtatGGAAATCACACAAAAGAAATATCATGGTTTACTCAACATAGACTAATCTAGTCCTAACAACTTGTGAGATTTTCACACTTCATTATACATTTGTATTTTCTCAGTCTCAACAGGCTCCCACAAATCACTTAAGTTTTCTTCCAACTAGGCAAACTTGATAAtgtttacaataatgatgatttGTTTTAGATCTGATCACAACACTATTATTGAAATAGACTGAACTAAGAACACACTCAAAATTTTGatcctaaaaaaatatgacaaaGAGTAGTAGTGTGTTTCTTAAAAATTGAAGAGACCTTTTATAGctttttacttaaaaaagtaaaatatgttTGATTGTAGTCTCTTGGAGATTGCAATTGGAAGCACTTTCTATTTATAGACTTATGAAGACTCCTTATTGCTTAAACGCCATCTGCAATTTGGGTAGACATCGTCTTATTTCTTGGCAATCATCCTCTTATTTGAGGATGCTTATGAACATTATCTGCTTTAACTGAATGTGTTCTCATTAGAACAAAGACATCCTCTTTTGTTATGAACATAGTATATGAGCTTGATCATCCTCTTGACAGCTTGAGATAATCTATCATGAGTAGTAAAGTAGGATCAATGAGTTGTCATTTGTATTTGTAGTGTAGAACATTATTTTATCAACGTCTTCATGTTTGAATGTTCTCAACTTTGAAGAACGTGCATGAGTatgattgaaaaacaaaatcaaatcatcATAAATAGTGAATTTGTCTTTGCGTACGCGAACAATGTAAGTTTGTCTCTTTCACAATAttctttttattctttgagTCATATGATATGTTCTTTTATACCACGACTcacattctttttatttgaataataaaagcAACATTCCTTTTGTTCTTTGTGTCATATGATTGTCATCAATGAATATCCtcatttctttaattaataaaactaatgatTTACACTTTCAATTTTGAGGATGACGtttcaaaaacttatttaagTTTAATAAAAACATGTCTTACGATTAATACACTAAAAAACACTTATTAAATCATTTAATCAAATCATTAttaattagatatttattatcgttaaaatatttttattaaagaattttGTTTCAACACCATCTATCATTCCTTTTTAACGAGCTAGTCACAAGTGGGAAGTTTCCAAAGCACGAGTCTCAATCCAAACACACTTGTACTTTGGAGGTAACAATTGTGTGCCATAAAACATACCATTCCTTTTTCAAATTAGGATCAATAATGTTCACATGCAAACTATCCTTCATAGTGTTAAAGCCACCAATTGTATCATAATCCATTTCCGCAGT
The genomic region above belongs to Cicer arietinum cultivar CDC Frontier isolate Library 1 chromosome 4, Cicar.CDCFrontier_v2.0, whole genome shotgun sequence and contains:
- the LOC140920123 gene encoding uncharacterized protein is translated as MKQGESITDYFGRVMTVANDMRNYGEDVDDVKIVEKILRTLAEKWNYIFKGSGEDEHVLKVTHEERYGGRGRGRAAFRGGRGQGRGRGSQPMSKETVECYKCHKLGHFQYECQANYAGLEESEEMVLMAYVDTLEDDRNVEWYIDSGCSNHMCGDSSLFCELEEGFNKVVRFGNYASMNVVGKGSVRLTVKGVNHLVRDVYYVPGLKNNLLSVGQLQERGLAVLMKSNECRIYHDTKGLVFQTNMTANQMFVLLSSIQSFETSSSKLKV